One Sardina pilchardus unplaced genomic scaffold, fSarPil1.1 HAP1_SCAFFOLD_235, whole genome shotgun sequence DNA segment encodes these proteins:
- the LOC134073812 gene encoding SLIT-ROBO Rho GTPase-activating protein 2-like, producing the protein MNTALSELRELERQSSAKHAPDVVLDTLEQLKSGGGGVACVGVGGLGGGVSEPSSPLHSRLLREADAPNQHPLQRSASSASDMPSSTFRPGKGGAGPKSPLLASSSSPLSSSSSPLSSSSSGLSSSSFREGRPPATRPKPVVFPKSGGSSGSGGGAMGSPTTSIPPTPPPPPPPADKSCPV; encoded by the coding sequence ATGAACACGGCGCTGAGCGAGCTGCGTGAGCTGGAGCGCCAGAGCTCGGCCAAGCACGCGCCCGACGTCGTCCTGGACACGCTGGAGCAGCTCAAGTCCGGCGGAGGAGGCGTGGCCTGTGTCGGAGTGGGCGGGCTCGGAGGCGGAGTCTCTGAGCCATCCAGCCCCCTGCACTCGCGCCTGCTCCGCGAGGCCGACGCCCCCAACCAGCACCCACTCCAGCGTAGCGCGAGCTCCGCCTCTGACATGCCCAGCAGCACCTTCCGCCCGGGCAAGGGTGGCGCGGGACCCAAGAGCCCCCtgctggcctcctcctcctcccccctctcctcctcctcctcccccctctcctcctcctcctctggcctctcctcctcctccttcagggAGGGCCGGCCCCCGGCTACGCGCCCCAagcctgtggtgttccccaaaAGTGGGGGCTCGTCTGGGAGCGGAGGTGGTGCCATGGggtcccccaccacctccatccccccgacacctcctccaccacccccacctgcaGACAAGTCCTGTCCAGTGTGa